The following coding sequences lie in one Pseudomonas svalbardensis genomic window:
- a CDS encoding Glu/Leu/Phe/Val dehydrogenase family protein, with protein sequence MFALMQSTRLESLHLSVDSVTGLKAVIAIHNSRLGPALGGCRYLAYPSDESAVEDAVRLAQGMSYKAALAGLAQGGGVAVIVRPVHVENRAALFEAFGRCINQLDGRYITAIDSGTSVADMDCIAQQTQYVTSTTSAGDPAPHAAMGVFTGIRATAMARLGSDNLEGLRVAIQGLGNVGYALAEQLHAAGAELLVSDIDHGKVQLAMEQLGAHPIANDALLSTPCDILAPCGLGGVLNSHSVTQLRCAAVAGSANNQLTHLEVADQLERRGILYAPDYVINSGGLIYVSLKHRGEELTTITAHLSKISSRLTEVFAHAQAEKRSPARVADELAEKVLYR encoded by the coding sequence ATGTTCGCTCTCATGCAAAGCACTCGCCTTGAATCGCTGCATCTGAGCGTCGATTCGGTCACCGGGTTGAAGGCGGTCATTGCCATTCATAACAGCCGTCTGGGGCCTGCCCTCGGCGGGTGTCGTTACCTTGCCTATCCGAGCGACGAGTCCGCCGTCGAGGATGCGGTGCGCCTCGCCCAAGGCATGAGTTACAAGGCGGCGTTGGCCGGCCTGGCTCAGGGTGGCGGCGTTGCGGTGATTGTTCGCCCCGTTCATGTGGAAAACCGCGCCGCGCTATTTGAAGCTTTCGGGCGTTGCATCAATCAGCTTGACGGCCGCTACATCACTGCCATCGACAGTGGTACCTCGGTGGCGGACATGGATTGCATCGCCCAACAGACCCAATACGTCACCAGCACCACCTCGGCGGGCGACCCTGCACCGCACGCGGCGATGGGCGTGTTCACCGGTATTCGTGCCACCGCCATGGCCCGGCTGGGCAGCGATAACCTCGAAGGCCTGCGAGTGGCGATTCAAGGGCTCGGCAACGTTGGTTATGCCCTCGCCGAACAACTGCACGCCGCCGGTGCCGAGCTGCTGGTCAGTGACATTGATCACGGCAAAGTGCAGTTGGCGATGGAGCAACTCGGCGCTCACCCGATCGCCAACGACGCGCTGCTCAGCACCCCATGCGACATTCTCGCGCCCTGCGGCCTCGGTGGCGTGCTCAACAGCCACAGCGTGACGCAATTGCGCTGCGCGGCGGTGGCCGGCTCGGCGAACAACCAATTGACCCATCTGGAAGTCGCCGATCAACTGGAGCGGCGGGGCATTCTGTATGCGCCGGATTACGTGATCAATTCCGGCGGGCTGATCTACGTTTCGCTCAAACACCGCGGCGAAGAACTCACGACCATCACCGCACACCTGTCGAAAATCAGCTCACGCCTGACCGAAGTCTTCGCCCATGCCCAGGCGGAAAAACGCTCGCCGGCCCGAGTGGCTGACGAGTTGGCGGAGAAAGTGCTGTATCGATGA
- the pdhA gene encoding pyruvate dehydrogenase (acetyl-transferring) E1 component subunit alpha, giving the protein MPHKVELPYTRFLSPEGQLLGDLPSWADDFNLLTRLYRQMVLTRLFDQKAVALQRTGRIGTYAPTLGQEAIGVAVGSVMHAEDVLIPYYRDTAVQLMRGVRMEEILLYWGGDERGSDFAEPAAAQDFPICVPIATQALHACGVASAFKIRGEHRVAVTTCGDGATSKGDFLEALNVAGAWQLPVVFVVNNNQWAISVPRRIQCGAPTLAQKAIGAGFHGEQVDGNDMLAVYDRVHVALERARHGKGSVLLECLSYRLGDHTTADDATRYRPADEVKQAWLEEPVKRLQRFMVDQGVWDEGREQALISECQGLVQHAVDNFEAAGTQAPESIMDHVYAQWPESLAGQREELLERAARRAGDSSHE; this is encoded by the coding sequence ATACCTCACAAGGTTGAGCTGCCTTACACCCGTTTTTTATCCCCCGAAGGTCAATTGCTCGGCGATCTTCCCTCTTGGGCCGACGATTTCAATTTGCTGACGCGCCTTTATCGGCAGATGGTCCTGACCCGCCTTTTCGATCAGAAAGCCGTCGCCCTGCAACGCACCGGGCGCATCGGCACTTATGCGCCGACGTTGGGCCAGGAAGCCATTGGCGTCGCCGTCGGCAGCGTGATGCACGCCGAAGACGTGCTGATTCCGTATTACCGCGACACCGCCGTGCAGTTGATGCGTGGGGTGCGAATGGAAGAAATCCTCCTGTACTGGGGCGGCGACGAGCGCGGCAGCGACTTTGCCGAACCGGCGGCGGCCCAGGACTTTCCGATTTGTGTGCCGATTGCCACCCAGGCCTTGCATGCCTGCGGCGTTGCCAGTGCATTCAAAATCCGCGGCGAACATCGGGTCGCCGTCACCACCTGCGGTGACGGCGCCACCAGCAAGGGCGATTTCCTCGAAGCCCTCAACGTCGCCGGTGCCTGGCAGTTGCCGGTGGTGTTCGTGGTCAATAACAACCAATGGGCGATCTCGGTGCCACGACGGATTCAGTGCGGCGCCCCGACCCTGGCACAGAAAGCGATCGGTGCCGGGTTCCACGGTGAGCAGGTCGACGGCAATGACATGCTCGCGGTTTACGACCGAGTACACGTGGCCCTCGAAAGGGCGCGTCACGGTAAAGGCTCAGTGTTGCTGGAATGCCTGAGCTATCGCCTCGGCGATCACACCACCGCTGACGATGCCACACGCTACCGGCCGGCGGACGAGGTCAAGCAGGCCTGGCTCGAAGAGCCGGTCAAACGCCTGCAACGTTTCATGGTCGACCAGGGCGTGTGGGACGAAGGCCGCGAACAGGCGCTGATCAGCGAATGCCAAGGCTTGGTGCAGCATGCTGTGGATAACTTCGAAGCGGCGGGTACTCAGGCGCCCGAATCGATCATGGATCACGTCTACGCCCAATGGCCGGAGTCCCTCGCCGGGCAGCGTGAAGAGTTGCTCGAAAGAGCGGCGCGCCGCGCGGGAGATTCGAGCCATGAGTAA
- a CDS encoding alpha-ketoacid dehydrogenase subunit beta: protein MSNGKVTLLEAVNLALHRAMSEDENVIVLGEDVGVNGGVFRATQGLRDSFGFKRVIDSPLAETMLGGLVVGMAAQGLKPVVEIQFMGFIYAAMEHLVSHASRMRNRTRGRITCPMVMRTPMGAGIRAPEHHSESTEALFAHIPGLRVVIPSSPARAYGLLLAAIDDPDPVVFLEPTRLYRMNPQTLVDDGKRLPLDSCFTLREGSDITLISWGASVMETLQAATALAERGVSAEVIDVASIKPLDLDTLEASVRKTGRCVIVHEAPRSCGVGAEIAASLYERVLLDLQAPIQRVTAPDIPPPLYRLESLYMPNVEDILQACDRTLNFA from the coding sequence ATGAGTAACGGCAAAGTCACGTTGCTGGAAGCGGTGAATCTCGCGCTGCATCGGGCGATGAGCGAAGACGAGAACGTCATCGTCCTCGGTGAGGATGTCGGAGTGAACGGCGGCGTGTTTCGCGCCACCCAAGGGCTGCGCGACAGCTTTGGCTTCAAGCGAGTCATCGACTCGCCGCTGGCCGAAACCATGCTCGGCGGACTGGTGGTCGGCATGGCCGCTCAGGGCTTGAAACCGGTGGTGGAAATCCAGTTCATGGGTTTCATCTACGCGGCCATGGAACACCTGGTGTCCCACGCCAGCCGCATGCGTAATCGCACGCGCGGGCGGATCACGTGCCCGATGGTGATGCGCACGCCGATGGGCGCAGGGATTCGCGCGCCGGAACATCACAGCGAAAGCACTGAAGCATTGTTCGCGCACATTCCAGGTCTGCGGGTGGTGATTCCGTCATCGCCGGCCCGGGCCTATGGCTTGTTGCTGGCGGCCATTGATGACCCTGATCCGGTGGTGTTTCTCGAACCGACCCGGCTCTATCGCATGAACCCGCAAACGCTGGTGGATGACGGTAAACGCCTGCCGCTGGACAGCTGTTTCACCCTGCGCGAAGGCAGCGACATCACGCTGATCAGCTGGGGCGCCAGTGTGATGGAAACCCTGCAAGCCGCCACCGCATTGGCCGAGCGGGGCGTCTCGGCGGAAGTGATCGATGTCGCGAGTATCAAGCCGCTGGACCTCGACACCCTGGAAGCCTCGGTGCGCAAGACCGGTCGTTGCGTGATCGTTCATGAAGCGCCGCGCTCCTGCGGCGTCGGTGCGGAAATCGCCGCGAGTCTCTATGAGCGGGTGTTGCTGGACTTGCAGGCGCCGATTCAGCGGGTTACCGCGCCGGACATCCCGCCGCCGCTGTATCGACTGGAATCGCTGTATATGCCCAATGTTGAAGACATTCTTCAGGCCTGCGATAGGACATTGAATTTCGCTTGA
- a CDS encoding dihydrolipoamide acetyltransferase family protein, translating to MKYFKLPDLGEGLQEAEIVRWHVAVGDTVNADQLLVSVETAKALVDIPAPYDGVVAKLYGGEGDIIHVGEPLLGYEGEADAGTVVGRLEGGGSSQEDSFFIGAAPSTREHLATRATPAVRQLARQLGVELSGLTGSGHEGLITRTDVENAAQTELDRFGGERLRGVRRSMALNMARSHAEVVPVTIFGDADLHRWGQAREPLIRLAKAMAAACAVEPVLNSAFDGKNLSLKQHERLDLGIAVDTPDGLFVPVLRNVGHRTSADLKEGVMRLRADVQARSIPPKEMMGATLTLSNFGTLFGRYANPVVVPPQVAILAAGAIRDEPVAVDGAVVVHPVLPLSLTFDHRVVTGGEAARFFKALVEALEQPEA from the coding sequence ATGAAATATTTCAAACTGCCGGATCTGGGCGAAGGTTTGCAGGAGGCGGAAATCGTCCGTTGGCACGTCGCAGTCGGCGATACCGTCAATGCCGATCAACTGTTGGTATCGGTAGAAACCGCCAAGGCGCTGGTGGATATCCCCGCACCCTATGACGGCGTGGTGGCGAAGCTCTACGGCGGCGAGGGCGATATCATTCACGTTGGTGAACCCTTGCTCGGCTACGAAGGTGAAGCCGATGCGGGCACCGTGGTCGGGCGACTCGAAGGTGGCGGCAGCAGTCAGGAGGACTCGTTTTTCATCGGGGCGGCCCCCTCGACCCGGGAGCACCTGGCGACTCGCGCCACGCCGGCCGTGCGGCAACTGGCTCGGCAACTCGGCGTGGAGTTGAGCGGGTTGACGGGCTCTGGCCACGAGGGGCTGATCACCCGTACGGATGTGGAAAACGCGGCTCAAACTGAACTGGATCGCTTCGGCGGCGAACGGTTGCGCGGTGTTCGGCGCAGCATGGCGCTGAACATGGCCCGGTCCCACGCCGAAGTCGTGCCGGTGACGATTTTCGGTGACGCCGACCTGCATCGCTGGGGTCAGGCCCGCGAACCGCTGATTCGTCTCGCCAAAGCGATGGCGGCAGCGTGCGCTGTGGAGCCGGTGCTCAATAGTGCCTTCGATGGCAAAAACCTGTCGCTCAAACAACACGAACGGCTCGATCTAGGCATCGCAGTGGACACCCCGGACGGCCTGTTCGTGCCAGTGCTGCGCAATGTCGGTCATCGCACTTCGGCTGATTTGAAGGAAGGCGTCATGCGATTAAGGGCCGACGTGCAGGCGCGATCGATTCCGCCCAAGGAAATGATGGGCGCAACCCTGACGTTGTCGAATTTCGGCACCTTGTTCGGTCGCTACGCCAACCCGGTGGTGGTGCCGCCGCAAGTGGCGATCCTCGCTGCTGGCGCGATCCGCGACGAACCGGTGGCGGTCGATGGCGCAGTGGTGGTGCATCCGGTCCTGCCGCTGTCCCTGACCTTCGATCATCGCGTGGTGACGGGCGGCGAGGCGGCGCGTTTCTTCAAGGCCCTGGTCGAGGCGCTGGAGCAACCCGAAGCTTAG
- a CDS encoding phosphate-starvation-inducible protein PsiE, with the protein MKINWAENLRQNVHQLAESLGNLFVETFHYLALFAIGAVTAWAAVMEFLGMIEEGHIKIDDILLLFIYLELGAMVGIYFKTNHMPVRFLIYVAITALTRLLISNVSHHNPPDIGIIYLCGGILLLAFAILVVRYASSQFPSVKIEHPQRKIGAGSGEHPEVEKGEI; encoded by the coding sequence GTGAAAATCAACTGGGCCGAGAACCTGCGGCAGAACGTGCACCAACTGGCCGAGTCCCTGGGCAACCTGTTCGTCGAGACCTTCCACTACCTGGCGCTGTTCGCCATCGGTGCCGTTACCGCGTGGGCGGCGGTGATGGAGTTTTTGGGGATGATCGAAGAGGGGCACATCAAGATCGATGACATCTTGCTGCTGTTCATCTACCTGGAACTGGGGGCGATGGTCGGGATTTACTTCAAGACCAATCACATGCCGGTGCGTTTCCTGATCTACGTGGCGATCACTGCATTGACGCGACTGCTGATCTCCAACGTCTCACACCACAATCCGCCGGATATCGGCATCATCTACCTGTGCGGCGGGATTCTGCTGCTGGCGTTTGCGATTCTGGTGGTGCGTTACGCCTCGTCGCAATTCCCTTCGGTGAAGATCGAACACCCGCAACGCAAGATCGGTGCGGGTTCCGGTGAGCATCCCGAAGTCGAGAAGGGCGAGATTTAA
- a CDS encoding DUF3509 domain-containing protein — translation MDNPFQLITDAFAPDYQINLSIQGLDGSIMLTLSNSGHVVAKRMISAEQRNDPQRLKRLVQSIQFGIAIEQGHSAVAILEAMTDGDNHNLPPPRVKGHSRPAMRL, via the coding sequence ATGGACAACCCCTTTCAGCTCATTACCGATGCTTTTGCACCGGATTATCAGATCAACCTGAGCATTCAGGGTCTGGATGGCAGCATCATGCTGACCCTGTCCAACAGCGGTCACGTAGTCGCCAAACGGATGATCAGCGCCGAACAACGCAACGACCCCCAGCGCCTCAAACGCCTGGTGCAGAGCATTCAATTCGGCATTGCTATCGAACAGGGCCACAGCGCCGTGGCCATCCTCGAAGCCATGACTGACGGCGACAATCACAACCTGCCGCCGCCACGCGTCAAGGGCCACAGCCGGCCAGCCATGCGGCTTTAA
- a CDS encoding serine/threonine transporter: MTDVRTPAADNPAVELKRDTATVTKGWSKHDTTWMLGLYGTAIGAGTLFLPINAGVGGFWPLLVLAVLAFPMTFFAHRGLTRFVLSGRSGDITEVVEEHFGIGAGKLITLLYFFAIFPILLVYSVALTNTLSSFIEHQLHIAPPPRAILSLVLILGLMTIVRCGQGVIVKCMSVLVYPFVAALLLLGLSLIPNWNGAFFATASEGMPMPLFFKTLWLAIPVMVFSFNHSPIISAFAVDQKQRYGEQAERKSSGILAIAHAMMVVTVMFFCFSCVLALSPADLAAAKAQNISILSYLANHFQTPVIAYAAPLIALVAITKSFLGHYIGASEGFQGLIVKSLRGRGRVMSASWLNRVTALFMILSCWAVATFNPSILGMIETLGGPIIACLLFLMPMYAIRRVPALRQYSGQASNVFVVLIGLIALSAIIYSFMP, encoded by the coding sequence ATGACCGATGTACGTACACCTGCTGCCGATAACCCAGCTGTAGAACTCAAACGCGACACAGCAACAGTCACCAAGGGCTGGAGCAAACACGACACCACCTGGATGCTCGGCCTCTATGGCACAGCCATCGGCGCCGGCACGCTGTTCCTGCCGATCAACGCCGGCGTGGGTGGCTTCTGGCCGCTGCTGGTACTGGCAGTGCTAGCCTTCCCGATGACCTTCTTCGCCCACCGCGGCCTGACCCGCTTCGTGTTGTCCGGACGTTCCGGGGACATCACCGAAGTGGTGGAAGAACACTTCGGCATCGGCGCCGGCAAGCTGATCACGCTGCTGTATTTCTTTGCGATCTTCCCGATTCTGCTGGTGTACAGCGTGGCGCTGACCAACACCTTGAGCAGCTTCATCGAGCATCAGTTGCACATCGCCCCGCCACCGCGGGCGATTCTGTCGTTGGTGCTGATCCTCGGTCTGATGACGATCGTCCGTTGCGGTCAAGGTGTCATCGTCAAATGCATGAGCGTGCTGGTTTATCCGTTCGTTGCGGCGTTGCTGCTGCTCGGTTTGAGCCTGATCCCGAACTGGAACGGCGCATTCTTCGCCACCGCCAGTGAAGGCATGCCGATGCCCCTGTTCTTCAAGACGTTGTGGCTGGCGATCCCGGTGATGGTGTTTTCGTTCAACCATTCGCCGATCATTTCCGCTTTCGCCGTCGACCAGAAACAGCGTTACGGCGAGCAGGCCGAACGCAAAAGCAGCGGCATCCTCGCCATCGCCCACGCGATGATGGTAGTGACGGTGATGTTCTTCTGCTTTAGCTGCGTGCTGGCCTTGTCACCGGCGGATTTGGCGGCGGCAAAGGCGCAGAACATCTCGATCCTGTCGTACCTGGCCAACCACTTCCAGACGCCGGTCATCGCTTACGCCGCACCGCTGATTGCGCTGGTGGCGATCACCAAGTCGTTCCTCGGCCATTACATCGGCGCCAGCGAAGGCTTTCAGGGCCTGATCGTGAAAAGCCTGCGCGGCCGTGGCCGGGTGATGTCTGCCAGTTGGCTGAACCGCGTGACCGCGCTGTTCATGATCCTCAGCTGCTGGGCCGTGGCGACGTTCAACCCGAGCATCCTCGGCATGATCGAAACCCTAGGCGGGCCAATCATCGCGTGCCTGTTGTTCCTGATGCCGATGTACGCCATCCGTCGAGTGCCAGCTTTGCGCCAGTATTCGGGTCAGGCCTCGAACGTGTTCGTGGTGTTGATCGGTTTGATTGCACTGTCTGCGATCATCTACTCATTCATGCCCTGA
- a CDS encoding L-serine ammonia-lyase, translating into MAISVFDLFKVGIGPSSSHTVGPMRAAATFAQALIDQQLLADVRRVEIRLYGSLSATGVGHATDRACVMGLMGEWPDSIDPTSIDSRIQSLRETGELSLAGKTTIAFNWQRDLLLLDESLPYHPNAMSLTAFGETGELWEQTYYSIGGGFIIEAAEAESGIAPTSDVVLPYDFSSAAELLKLCNLHGLRVSELMMANELAWRSEAEIRQGLLHIWSVMRECVEQGLRHEGILPGGLNVPRRAAKLHRSLLEIGKPNVITSTLSAMEWVNLFALAVNEENAAGGRMVTAPTNGAAGIIPAVLHYYMKFNPDASDDDVVAFFLGAAAVGILCKKNASISGAEVGCQGEVGSACAMAAAGLADILGATPEQLENAAEIGLEHNLGLTCDPVGGLVQVPCIERNAIAAVKAINATQMALRGDGKHFISLDRVIRTMRDTGADMHDKYKETSRGGLAVSWVEC; encoded by the coding sequence ATGGCTATCAGTGTTTTCGATCTCTTCAAAGTCGGCATCGGTCCGTCCAGTTCCCATACCGTCGGCCCGATGCGCGCCGCTGCGACCTTCGCCCAAGCCCTGATTGACCAACAATTGCTGGCCGACGTACGGCGCGTAGAAATCCGACTTTACGGATCCCTGTCGGCGACCGGCGTCGGCCACGCCACCGACCGCGCCTGCGTCATGGGCCTGATGGGCGAATGGCCGGACAGCATTGATCCCACGTCCATCGACAGTCGAATCCAGTCTCTGCGCGAAACTGGCGAACTGTCTCTGGCAGGCAAAACCACCATCGCCTTCAACTGGCAACGCGATCTCCTGCTGCTCGACGAAAGTCTGCCCTACCACCCCAATGCGATGTCTCTGACAGCCTTCGGCGAAACCGGTGAGTTGTGGGAGCAAACGTACTACTCGATCGGCGGCGGTTTCATCATCGAAGCGGCGGAAGCCGAGTCCGGCATCGCGCCCACCAGCGATGTGGTGCTGCCGTACGATTTCTCCAGCGCCGCCGAACTACTCAAGCTCTGCAACCTGCACGGTCTGCGCGTTTCCGAGTTGATGATGGCCAATGAATTGGCCTGGCGCAGCGAAGCCGAAATCCGTCAGGGCCTGCTGCACATTTGGTCGGTGATGCGCGAATGCGTCGAGCAAGGGCTTCGCCATGAAGGCATCCTGCCCGGCGGTCTGAATGTTCCGCGTCGTGCTGCGAAATTGCACCGCAGCCTGCTGGAAATCGGCAAGCCGAATGTCATCACCTCCACGCTGTCGGCCATGGAGTGGGTGAACCTGTTCGCCCTCGCCGTGAACGAAGAAAACGCAGCGGGCGGGCGCATGGTCACGGCGCCGACCAACGGCGCGGCGGGGATCATTCCGGCGGTGCTGCACTACTACATGAAATTCAACCCGGACGCGTCGGACGATGACGTGGTCGCGTTCTTTTTGGGTGCTGCGGCCGTAGGAATCCTCTGCAAGAAAAACGCGTCTATCTCCGGCGCCGAAGTTGGCTGCCAGGGCGAAGTCGGCTCCGCCTGCGCCATGGCCGCTGCCGGTCTGGCGGACATACTCGGCGCCACGCCCGAGCAACTGGAAAACGCCGCCGAAATCGGTTTGGAACACAACCTCGGCCTGACCTGCGACCCGGTCGGCGGCCTGGTGCAAGTGCCGTGCATCGAGCGCAATGCCATCGCCGCCGTGAAGGCGATCAACGCCACGCAAATGGCCCTGCGCGGCGACGGCAAACACTTCATTTCCCTGGACCGGGTGATCCGCACCATGCGCGATACCGGCGCCGACATGCACGACAAATACAAAGAGACTTCACGGGGCGGCCTGGCGGTGAGCTGGGTGGAGTGCTGA
- a CDS encoding LysR substrate-binding domain-containing protein encodes MSRQLHAQTYVWLHVFSCAARHLSFTRCAEELHITPGAVSQQIRQLEERLGFRLFHRRARGVELSAEGQRLAITVNEAYGSIDAELRRLDAGMISGILRVRSIPSFLSKWLTPRLPRLQQRFPDIQLRLVAEDSSVPLHEGDFDLAIDLNDGSYPGLLSTTLLDEQIFPVCAPSLLRGRPPLHGPADLMHFPLLHDITAWRGSYEYAEWEFYLNAIGFEGADVRRGHTFNRNHLTIEAAIAGMGVAIARRTLLNDELERGTLIVPFGLAVPNHKRYVLLYAPGALSHPGVRAVHDWLVEEAGIFRSLHPLAERQM; translated from the coding sequence ATGAGCCGCCAATTGCACGCCCAGACTTACGTTTGGCTGCACGTGTTTTCCTGTGCCGCGCGGCACTTGTCGTTCACTCGATGTGCCGAAGAGCTGCACATCACGCCGGGTGCGGTCAGCCAGCAGATTCGGCAACTGGAAGAGCGGCTGGGTTTTCGCCTGTTTCACCGTCGTGCTCGCGGTGTGGAACTGAGCGCCGAAGGCCAGCGACTGGCCATCACGGTCAACGAGGCTTACGGCAGCATCGATGCGGAATTGCGACGACTGGACGCCGGAATGATCAGTGGGATTCTGAGGGTGCGCTCGATTCCATCGTTCCTGAGCAAATGGTTGACCCCAAGGTTGCCGCGTTTGCAGCAGCGCTTTCCGGACATTCAATTACGGCTGGTGGCCGAGGACAGCAGCGTGCCATTGCACGAAGGCGACTTCGACCTGGCCATCGACCTGAATGACGGCAGCTATCCCGGTTTGTTATCGACAACCTTGCTCGACGAACAGATATTTCCGGTCTGCGCCCCAAGCCTGCTGCGCGGCCGGCCGCCACTGCATGGCCCGGCGGACCTGATGCATTTCCCGTTGCTGCACGACATTACCGCCTGGCGCGGCAGTTACGAGTATGCAGAGTGGGAGTTCTACCTCAACGCCATCGGCTTCGAAGGCGCGGACGTGCGGCGCGGGCACACCTTCAATCGCAATCACCTGACCATCGAAGCGGCGATTGCCGGCATGGGGGTGGCGATTGCGCGGCGAACCTTGCTGAATGACGAGCTGGAGCGAGGGACGTTGATCGTGCCGTTTGGCCTGGCGGTGCCCAATCACAAGCGTTACGTGCTGCTCTATGCGCCAGGGGCGTTGAGCCATCCGGGCGTGCGTGCGGTGCATGACTGGCTGGTGGAAGAGGCGGGGATATTTCGAAGCCTGCATCCGCTGGCGGAGCGGCAGATGTGA
- a CDS encoding HPF/RaiA family ribosome-associated protein: MQIQVNSDNHIQSSIRLEEWVRTTIESTLERYEEDLTRVEVHLRDENGDKPGPHDMRCQLEARPKGHQPISVTHKADTLEQAIDGAAEKLEHALEHLFGKLRGKPRAAVVPFERVAADALLEDEFLENEQAAQNG; encoded by the coding sequence ATGCAAATCCAAGTCAACAGCGATAACCATATTCAAAGCAGCATCCGACTGGAGGAGTGGGTACGTACTACCATTGAGAGCACGCTAGAACGTTATGAAGAAGACCTGACACGCGTCGAGGTTCATCTGCGGGACGAGAACGGCGACAAGCCCGGTCCCCATGACATGCGCTGTCAGCTGGAAGCGCGGCCAAAAGGCCACCAACCGATTTCTGTCACCCATAAAGCCGATACCTTGGAGCAAGCGATCGACGGTGCGGCCGAAAAACTTGAACATGCGCTTGAGCACCTGTTCGGCAAACTGCGGGGCAAACCACGTGCCGCTGTGGTGCCGTTCGAGAGAGTCGCTGCCGATGCGTTGCTGGAAGACGAGTTTCTCGAGAACGAACAGGCTGCGCAAAACGGTTGA